A genomic window from Mesorhizobium sp. 131-2-1 includes:
- a CDS encoding TadE/TadG family type IV pilus assembly protein, with the protein MRRNPAPGDDNRGKGWTRLRSRFLGDRRGSTAMEFAMLALPFALLVFAILESCISFAGQEVMANVTDDIARQLRTGQLRPADVAGSKLQNMICAKLEIIVAKNCPGLLVDLREYPTFADAATASFKIVNGDIVLTQGTNSTSFGVSPGLAESRNMLRVFYKWPVMTDFMAKSMANLKDGNTLHFASVTWQNEPFDN; encoded by the coding sequence ATGCGCAGGAATCCGGCACCCGGGGACGACAATCGCGGCAAAGGGTGGACGAGGCTCCGCTCCCGCTTTCTTGGTGACCGGCGCGGCAGCACGGCGATGGAATTCGCGATGCTTGCCCTGCCTTTCGCTCTCCTCGTCTTCGCCATCCTCGAAAGCTGCATTTCATTTGCTGGCCAGGAAGTGATGGCCAATGTCACGGACGACATCGCCCGCCAGTTGCGCACCGGCCAGCTGAGGCCGGCCGACGTGGCCGGATCCAAATTGCAGAACATGATCTGCGCCAAGCTGGAGATCATAGTCGCAAAGAACTGTCCGGGATTGCTTGTGGACCTGCGCGAATATCCGACCTTTGCGGACGCCGCCACGGCAAGCTTCAAGATCGTCAATGGCGACATCGTGCTGACGCAGGGCACGAATTCGACGAGCTTCGGCGTATCGCCGGGGCTGGCCGAATCGAGAAACATGCTGCGCGTCTTCTACAAATGGCCGGTCATGACCGACTTCATGGCCAAGTCGATGGCCAATCTGAAGGACGGCAACACGCTGCACTTCGCGTCGGTGACCTGGCAGAACGAACCGTTCGACAATTGA
- a CDS encoding TadE/TadG family type IV pilus assembly protein, which yields MYRAGAHRGISAVWTRAMRFCADRRGVAAIEFAFIVPLLLIMYFVTMEASQAIETSKKVSRIGSMVADLVTQQNTITKADLDAIMKIGTSTLKPYNRSTPKIVITAIEVTTDTTPKVQVVWSRKLVNGATSVDAAKTSTTTIPTSLKVAGTFLIRVESDLAYVPIIAWSADSQERIGLTSAFSHISMSETYYLRPRRSTTIPCGDC from the coding sequence ATGTATCGTGCGGGGGCACATCGGGGGATTTCGGCGGTCTGGACAAGAGCGATGCGGTTTTGCGCCGATCGCCGCGGCGTCGCGGCAATCGAGTTCGCCTTCATCGTGCCGCTGCTGCTCATCATGTATTTCGTGACCATGGAGGCCTCGCAGGCCATCGAGACCAGCAAGAAGGTCAGCCGCATCGGCAGCATGGTGGCGGACCTCGTCACGCAGCAGAATACGATCACCAAGGCGGATCTCGACGCGATCATGAAGATCGGCACGTCGACCTTGAAGCCCTACAACCGGTCGACCCCCAAGATCGTCATCACGGCGATAGAGGTGACGACCGACACGACGCCGAAGGTGCAGGTCGTCTGGTCGCGCAAGCTGGTCAACGGGGCCACCAGCGTCGATGCCGCAAAGACCAGCACCACAACGATTCCCACGTCGCTGAAGGTCGCCGGCACCTTCCTCATCCGTGTCGAAAGCGACCTTGCCTATGTGCCGATCATCGCCTGGTCGGCGGACAGCCAGGAGCGGATTGGACTGACCTCGGCTTTCAGCCACATTTCGATGAGCGAGACCTACTATTTGCGGCCCCGTCGGAGCACGACGATCCCCTGTGGCGATTGTTGA
- a CDS encoding phosphate/phosphite/phosphonate ABC transporter substrate-binding protein, whose protein sequence is MRRRSGFSARPAFRTCLAALALLAASWPDTASADWRDDIGTFRIGIVAEPGGGNTVPGLALLTDAYTKALGMKVEFVVARDYQALIEAQVDGRIQYAVYSAIAYATASERCGCVEPLVAPVDADGATGIRSVLVTRDGKVPDLAAMASYRIAMAPADSVGGSLLPLAGLTAAGVGISEDSPYLVHAASTAAAEAMLADGEADALFGWVASTADGKTAVPDTQPAFPADQPAGADDQAADPNGTVARLEAAGLSKTSLEVVWTSGLLRYGPHAVRSDLDPEAKRRLTVFLTNLKSITPDVYDLLEATHPGGFALASQTDYAMASAIVRLVSGKDNRQ, encoded by the coding sequence ATGAGACGGCGCAGCGGATTTTCGGCAAGACCTGCCTTCAGGACCTGCCTGGCTGCTCTGGCGTTGCTGGCCGCATCCTGGCCGGACACGGCCAGCGCCGACTGGCGCGATGATATCGGCACGTTTCGCATCGGCATCGTCGCCGAACCGGGTGGCGGCAACACCGTTCCGGGCCTGGCGCTGCTGACCGACGCCTATACGAAGGCACTGGGCATGAAGGTGGAGTTCGTCGTCGCCCGCGACTACCAGGCGCTGATCGAGGCGCAGGTGGATGGACGGATCCAATACGCCGTCTATTCGGCGATCGCCTACGCGACGGCCTCCGAGCGCTGCGGATGCGTCGAACCTCTGGTGGCGCCGGTCGATGCGGATGGCGCCACCGGCATTCGCTCCGTCCTCGTGACGCGCGACGGCAAGGTCCCGGACCTTGCCGCCATGGCCAGCTACAGGATCGCCATGGCGCCTGCCGACAGCGTTGGCGGTTCGCTTCTGCCGCTTGCCGGGCTGACGGCCGCCGGCGTCGGAATCAGCGAGGACTCGCCCTATCTGGTGCACGCCGCTTCGACGGCCGCCGCCGAAGCGATGCTGGCCGATGGTGAGGCCGATGCCCTGTTCGGCTGGGTGGCCTCCACGGCGGATGGCAAAACGGCTGTACCCGACACTCAGCCGGCCTTCCCCGCGGACCAGCCGGCCGGCGCGGACGACCAGGCGGCGGATCCGAACGGCACGGTGGCGCGGCTGGAAGCAGCGGGTCTTTCGAAGACGTCCCTTGAAGTGGTGTGGACGTCAGGGCTGCTGAGATACGGCCCGCACGCCGTGCGCAGCGATCTCGACCCCGAGGCCAAGCGCCGGCTCACCGTGTTTCTCACCAACCTGAAGTCGATTACGCCCGATGTCTACGATCTCCTGGAGGCAACGCATCCCGGTGGGTTCGCGCTCGCCTCGCAAACGGACTATGCGATGGCGTCGGCGATCGTGCGGCTGGTGTCGGGCAAAGACAACCGGCAATAG
- a CDS encoding phosphopentomutase has protein sequence MARAFLFVLDSFGIGGAADAQHYGDAGADTFGHIALACAEGRADREGLRHGPLAVPSMVSLGLARAAETATGFRFDNGGAAPLAAALRGAAQEISSGKDTPSGHWEIAGLPVRFDWGYFPETVPAFPAALTEAMIREGKVPGILGNCHAGGIEIIERFGEEHIRTGKPICYTSVDSVLQIAAHETHFGLERLYEFCKTVRRLVDPLNIGRVIARPFVGETVATFERTYNRRDYAVPPPEPTLLDRLTGRGSKVIAVGKIGDIFAHRGISEVRKAAGNMAMFDKALGAMDDAGDGDLVFANFVDFDTEFGHRRDVAGYAAALEAFDRRLPEALAKLKQGDLFILTADHGNDPTWRGADHTRERIPVIGTAPGLAGGDIGLRPTFADIGETVAEHLGLAPGRHGTSFYAAIGGHARTA, from the coding sequence ATGGCGCGCGCTTTCCTCTTTGTCCTCGACTCTTTCGGCATCGGCGGCGCCGCCGATGCCCAGCACTATGGCGATGCCGGCGCCGACACGTTCGGACACATCGCGCTCGCCTGCGCCGAGGGCCGCGCGGACCGCGAAGGCCTGCGCCATGGACCGCTCGCCGTGCCCAGCATGGTGTCGCTTGGGCTTGCCCGCGCGGCAGAGACCGCGACGGGATTCCGCTTCGACAATGGCGGCGCGGCACCGCTTGCCGCGGCCCTGCGCGGCGCGGCGCAGGAAATCTCCAGCGGCAAGGACACGCCGTCCGGCCACTGGGAGATCGCCGGCCTGCCGGTGCGTTTCGACTGGGGTTACTTCCCCGAAACGGTGCCCGCCTTCCCGGCCGCGTTGACCGAGGCGATGATCCGGGAGGGAAAGGTGCCCGGCATTCTGGGCAATTGCCATGCCGGCGGAATCGAGATCATCGAGCGGTTCGGCGAGGAGCATATCCGCACCGGCAAGCCGATCTGCTACACCTCGGTCGATTCCGTCCTGCAGATCGCCGCGCACGAAACGCATTTCGGCCTCGAACGGCTCTACGAATTCTGCAAGACGGTGCGCAGGCTGGTCGATCCGCTGAACATCGGCCGCGTTATCGCGCGGCCCTTTGTCGGCGAAACCGTCGCCACCTTCGAACGGACATACAACCGCCGCGACTATGCGGTGCCGCCGCCGGAGCCAACCCTGCTCGACCGGCTGACCGGGCGCGGCAGCAAGGTCATCGCGGTCGGCAAGATCGGCGACATCTTCGCGCATCGCGGCATCTCGGAGGTGCGCAAGGCTGCCGGCAACATGGCGATGTTCGACAAGGCGCTCGGTGCGATGGACGATGCCGGCGACGGCGACCTGGTGTTTGCCAATTTCGTCGATTTCGATACGGAGTTCGGCCACCGGCGCGATGTCGCCGGCTATGCCGCGGCACTGGAGGCGTTCGACCGGCGCCTGCCCGAGGCGCTGGCGAAACTCAAGCAAGGCGACCTCTTCATCCTCACCGCGGACCATGGCAACGATCCGACCTGGCGCGGAGCCGACCATACGCGCGAACGCATCCCGGTGATCGGCACCGCACCGGGGCTCGCGGGCGGCGACATCGGCCTCAGACCGACTTTCGCCGATATCGGCGAGACCGTCGCGGAGCATCTCGGGCTGGCGCCCGGCCGTCACGGCACCTCCTTTTACGCGGCGATCGGCGGCCATGCCCGAACTGCCTGA
- the mutM gene encoding bifunctional DNA-formamidopyrimidine glycosylase/DNA-(apurinic or apyrimidinic site) lyase gives MPELPEVETVRRGLQPVLEGARLVRVEARRPDLRFPFPARFAERLTGKTITALGRRAKYLTMHVDGGPVLICHLGMSGSFRIETAGGGETPGAFHHERSKNSTHDHVVFDVESPAGARSRVIFNDPRRFGFMLFAEGLPETHPMLTGLGIEPTGNALDGALLASLLAGRRSPLKAALLDQRLIAGLGNIYVSEALWRAGLSPLREAGTIAGGGKKAKEQSERLAEAIRSVIADAIAAGGSSLRDYVQTDGSLGYFQHSFAVYDRAGEPCPKPGCGGHIERIVQSGRSTFYCRTCQR, from the coding sequence ATGCCCGAACTGCCTGAGGTCGAAACCGTCCGGCGCGGGCTGCAGCCGGTCCTGGAAGGCGCTCGCCTGGTCAGGGTCGAAGCGCGCCGGCCCGATCTCAGGTTTCCATTTCCGGCGCGTTTCGCCGAGCGGCTGACCGGCAAAACCATCACCGCGCTCGGCCGGCGGGCCAAATACCTCACCATGCATGTCGACGGCGGTCCGGTCCTGATCTGCCATCTCGGCATGTCGGGCTCGTTCCGCATCGAGACCGCCGGCGGCGGCGAGACGCCCGGCGCGTTCCATCACGAGCGCTCCAAGAACTCCACGCACGACCATGTCGTGTTCGACGTCGAATCTCCCGCGGGCGCCCGTTCGCGCGTGATCTTCAACGATCCGCGCCGTTTCGGCTTCATGCTGTTTGCGGAAGGACTACCCGAAACCCATCCGATGCTGACCGGCCTCGGCATCGAGCCGACCGGCAATGCGCTGGACGGCGCCCTGCTCGCTTCTCTGCTCGCCGGCCGCAGATCGCCATTGAAGGCGGCACTGCTCGACCAGCGGCTGATCGCCGGACTCGGCAACATCTATGTGTCGGAGGCGCTGTGGCGCGCCGGCCTGTCGCCACTGCGCGAGGCAGGCACGATCGCCGGAGGTGGCAAGAAGGCCAAGGAGCAAAGCGAGCGCCTGGCCGAAGCGATCCGGTCGGTCATCGCCGACGCGATCGCGGCAGGTGGATCCTCGCTGCGCGACTATGTGCAGACCGATGGTTCGCTCGGCTATTTCCAGCATTCCTTCGCGGTCTATGACCGCGCGGGCGAGCCATGCCCGAAGCCCGGCTGCGGCGGCCATATCGAGCGCATCGTGCAGAGCGGTCGCTCGACCTTCTATTGCCGGACCTGTCAGCGGTGA